One Flagellimonas sp. CMM7 genomic region harbors:
- a CDS encoding YHS domain-containing (seleno)protein produces MRKTTILVITILMGTLGLHAQKCKQPYPVGKHLVNTDEAGNNIAMESYDILTFFDNDPKKGSPDFSSNYEGINYLFSSAENKSKFDDAPTRYLPQYGGFCAVAAYFNKVEELQTYSIYQVVDGKLYFNKNEKAHAVWVKKKPEKIIKRADKNWNCLVVELGLDINEPYVEPASIK; encoded by the coding sequence ATGAGAAAAACAACTATACTGGTCATAACCATTCTAATGGGCACCTTGGGGCTACATGCCCAAAAATGCAAGCAACCCTATCCAGTTGGAAAACATTTGGTAAACACCGACGAGGCAGGGAATAACATTGCCATGGAAAGTTATGACATCCTTACTTTTTTTGATAATGACCCGAAAAAGGGAAGTCCGGATTTTTCAAGCAATTATGAAGGAATAAATTATCTGTTTTCTTCGGCTGAAAACAAAAGTAAATTCGATGACGCCCCAACAAGATATTTGCCACAATATGGTGGTTTTTGTGCTGTTGCGGCTTATTTCAATAAGGTTGAGGAATTACAGACCTATTCCATTTATCAAGTGGTGGATGGTAAACTCTATTTCAATAAAAATGAAAAGGCGCATGCCGTTTGGGTAAAGAAAAAGCCAGAAAAAATAATCAAAAGAGCTGATAAAAACTGGAACTGCCTTGTTGTAGAATTGGGATTGGACATTAACGAACCCTATGTCGAGCCAGCTAGTATCAAGTAA
- a CDS encoding VOC family protein, with product MFRGIIFSTVVLLSQIVMGQSAIAVDKVVITVSDLDVSVPFYEEVLGFKKNQSFTIKGKELEQLLGIRNKNLSVTIVELQLGSETIALQEFDNELQDRPVPFDSKSNDHWFQHMAIAVSDMDKAYKKLWDAGVPHVSTAPQTLPAYITEAAGIKAFYFQDPDRHNIEIIYFPNGKGDPKWQQGDKGLFMGIDHTAIGIEKTEPSLEFYENILGLEAKGHSENYGPEQEHLNQVFGARLWITGLRAKKGIGVEFLDYIAPPGGRPYPKDSAPTDLWHWHTIIKVGNLKDAFLKLQQANATFVSNGIVNLNGTEQFMVRDVDGHAILITE from the coding sequence ATGTTTCGAGGCATAATTTTTTCGACTGTTGTCCTGCTCTCGCAAATTGTAATGGGTCAATCGGCAATTGCTGTGGATAAAGTGGTCATTACCGTTTCCGATTTGGATGTTTCCGTACCATTTTATGAAGAAGTACTGGGTTTCAAAAAAAATCAGTCCTTCACCATAAAAGGAAAGGAATTGGAGCAACTGTTGGGTATTCGAAATAAAAATCTGTCCGTAACCATCGTTGAGCTGCAGTTGGGCAGTGAAACCATTGCTTTGCAGGAATTTGACAATGAACTGCAGGATAGACCAGTTCCATTTGACTCTAAAAGCAATGATCATTGGTTTCAGCACATGGCCATTGCGGTGAGCGATATGGACAAGGCCTATAAAAAACTATGGGATGCAGGGGTACCACATGTGTCAACCGCCCCACAGACCCTACCGGCATATATCACCGAGGCAGCAGGAATAAAAGCCTTCTATTTTCAGGATCCCGATAGGCATAATATTGAGATTATCTATTTCCCAAATGGTAAGGGCGATCCAAAATGGCAGCAGGGCGATAAAGGGCTCTTTATGGGCATAGACCATACGGCCATTGGTATTGAAAAGACCGAACCAAGTTTGGAATTCTACGAAAACATATTGGGATTGGAGGCCAAAGGTCACAGTGAAAACTATGGGCCTGAGCAAGAACACCTCAATCAGGTTTTTGGTGCCCGATTATGGATTACAGGCCTCCGTGCAAAAAAAGGTATTGGTGTGGAGTTCTTGGATTATATAGCCCCGCCTGGTGGGAGGCCTTATCCTAAGGACAGTGCGCCTACAGATTTATGGCATTGGCATACCATTATTAAGGTGGGTAATCTAAAGGATGCTTTTCTGAAACTACAACAGGCCAATGCCACATTTGTTTCCAATGGTATTGTCAATTTAAACGGAACTGAACAATTTATGGTCCGTGATGTTGATGGCCATGCAATTTTGATCACAGAATAA